The Oryzias latipes chromosome 16, ASM223467v1 genomic sequence TGCTTaggaagagggaaaaaaaatgaataaaaacagagaaaacttTCCATAAAACagcatgcaaataaaaaaacagaatatataCAGACAATGGTTGTGATCCAGTAAGAATTCAGGAATTTCTTACAAGAAATTCTAGGACAGTTATCATCCCAAAAAAAATGGGATGGTAACTGTCCTAGAATTTTAACCTTCTAATTCAAAACTATATAAAATAATCccacagaaaacaacattttctgacTAATAATATCAATAGCTGTTAACTTagagcagctgtgtgtgtgtcaatCTGATGCAACACACTTCAATGTGTTTATGTATTATATTATTAGTGATTTCAAATGAATATATTAACAAAGAGGCGCATTTTAAAGCACTATCTCGCTGAACAACTCTTGGCTCTCGAACCCATCAGTACCTGTCCGATCATGATCCTCCTCATTTATCGTTGGCCCGTTGGAGCTCGGCGGCATCAGACGCAGCATTTTAGTCTTGAGTTCTTTGCACATGTTTGCTGCCGCTAGTCTGCACGAGCCTCTGACTTTAGCTAACTCAGATGCAACGCAGCGGACAGAAATCATAGAATCTACTTTAATGCAGCTGATTTGGACGCATACTCTAGGACAGCATGTTGTACTAGTATCCTGATGAGCTGAATGACTTCCGGGTTCCACCCACAACGATGACGTCACTTCTCTTAAAGAGACAGCAACCCAcgttaagatttatttttatttatttttttgaagtgGAAAGTTTTAagtttgtattttgtgtttcaCTTGTATTTCAACTCTTatgtatatttcattttttatggtgTACATTTGGACATGTACACCATGGACCTGTAAtaaaattctattctattctattctagtaacttgtgttttattaataTACAAGCAAAATAAATCTTGTATCAGAAgccacaatttatttttattttattaatttttttaaactcagccaattaatacaaatatttaaatatatattgtcATTTTCTCAAATACACTGACAAATAAGTTCAGTTTTTCTCAAGGcagatgaaaattaaaaatagctataaaagacaataaattattttaaatgtataaaataaaggaaatgtaataataataataataataataataataataataataataacataaaggaaatgtaataataataataatacatatgATTTACTTACAAAACAATTATATATAGGCCTATTTAATTTTATCTACCTCAGGGAAAAGAAATAGACAAAATTTTgatatttaaataatatttttttggcagcttaaacaaaaatttcagctattagaaaaaatatgtcaactgtgaaacaccatcttttctggtctttttttttttttacatatcgGGCCCCTAATTACATTGAAAACACCTGGCCGCAGTTTTAAATGCAGAAGACCCTGTTGAAATAACGTAGGAGCTTAAAGATGTCGACAGCTGTAGAGTCTGATAAAGGTAGTAGATAACaaaacaattgtgtttttgttgtcaatgttgatttatttattttatttttagttttgtccGAGGATGGAGACACTCAGGCACCCGAAAAGAGCGACTATCCGTTCCAAGAGGTTCACAAAACTTTGAAGTCTGGCTGTAAATGCTGTTTTaaggcaaaaatgttttatatatatatatatatatatatatatgtatgtatgtatgtatgtatgtatgtatgtatgtttttatgTGCAGACTATAAAGAACCTCGATGACAGGCTGGCCATTCTTTCCGAAAACATAAGCCTTTGCTCGTCGGCTCTGAATGACCTGCACGACCTTTACGATGTTTTGGCGGTGAGTCACACacgtctgaattttttttaagggaTATTTTTGAGTAAATCCAGGGTTCTCTTACAGAAAAAACGTCTTCAGCAAGGATCCGAGGACCCCCACACTCCTAAACATGAACTTGAATAAACTGCAACACCACTATGAAGCTGATTTCAGTGATGGGAATAAGGTTTTATTTATTAGTATATTGCTGTCAAGTCATTATTCAATATGAAACAAGCATTTAAGCCAACAGTTGAACATTGTACATTCTTTTGAAAATACAAATCCTGGACCATCCGTCTGTCTTTGGGCTTTAAACATTCCTTTGGAAGCATGTGGTTTTCCATGTTTGCTGCCTGTTTTGGGGAGAAAATAAGCAAAACTTGGTTTGTTTCTGCTTTACTTTGTGATCTAATGCTTCCAAATAAATGTCACTGTGTGACatgcaatacaaaaaaaaaacaattaaaataattggCAATATAACTTATTTTTCTCTaaattttaaggttaaagtagagaaaaaatgtcaaaagccaAAAAGTGAAAGGCTGCAAGGATTACAAAGTGAGTACAAACTATGTTTACCCATAAGCTCTATGACAAAGAGCGGTCTACATCAATTCCTAAAACAGAACCATTCACAAAGCacttcatcacaaaaacaaaactggttGACTCTCTTGAACCCGTTACAACCTCTGAggcaaaaactgtgaaaaaggaTCAATATGGCGCAATGTTTCTATGGAAGTAGCACTTCAGTCCAGATTCACCAAACTCCAGCATCAACTATCGGAGGAATCAAACGCTTCAATTTGCATAGTTTTCTACACAATAGTGTGTATGAATGTTGAGGTTTGCCTCCTTTGTCTTAAGTTTTAGACAAGTGCTGTTTGATGGTTAAACATTGAGCTAAATATTTTTGGCTATATTACTGCCTCTAAAAGCACAAAACAGATCTGAACTACACATTTGTGTCTTAGCCGTTTTTCTGGAATCATTCAATCATGACTGTTCTGTAGGTTTTATTTAGCAATGCGATTtatgcatgaattttcttttctttttacccaCCAAATCCTTTATTTCTGTCAGATGTGCTTCTGAGATCACGTCGGTCTGCGTAATGGGAATTGGCGTGTTGTCTGAGGGAGAACTAGTCAAGGCAAGGAGGTTCAAAGAACAGTTGACGTAAGGCCAAGTCGCTTCACTCTTATGGACAGGAGATAATGCCTTCTCTGCTGTGATTGCATTGAGTCCCACATGaagaaaaatgattgaaattaatgtaGCAGATCATGTCATTTACACTTTCAAATGTAAACTGTACAAAAGGTCGTTTGACGCAAACAAATGGCAGAAACTGTTGGGCGTTGATGTGACAGAAGGAAAGATAAGGTTACAGAAGACACATTACCCATAAACTCTGTTAATTcaaaaatctttacaaaaatacaattaGTAGAATTATCTATACATttctcaaaaatgtttacaatagaATTTCAGATATTTACACGGTCACCAGGACACTGTCGCTCGAATGCTACTTTACAGCAGTTGTGATACAAAGTCTGTAGTGGTGCTGCACCTCGGCTCACAAGCTGTCCCATTCCTCCACGCAGGACAGTGTGCAATAAACGGGAAGAGTGCAGCAGAACGTAGGGCTAATGAGTTTGGGCCTTTCAGCCATGAAAACACATCTGAGTAACAAATTAGAAGATCTGGGATCGGTTATGACTTAATGCATCCCTGAGAGGATCACGACCCCTAAAAAGTATCACGGGATGTTGACAGTAGTTGCTTTCCGTTCAAACTGCGGGCAAACTGAGCCGAGGGGATCGTTTGCTTCGCTGTGCAGTCGACTGCGGGAGCCTCTTTGCTCAAACTTGCTTTTAGCAATGCACGTTAGGTAGGGAAAGCAATTCAGTAACTAAACAACTAGAACAATATATTAattcttttctctctctcacTAAGATACAATTATCAGTTGAATAGATCAGTCAAGCCTTTAAATAAATTAGCATTCAATATTCTTTAGTTCAAAGTCATACTGCGACTTTTAAATATCTGATCACAGGCTCTTTTCCTGATgagtaaataaaggttaaaagacGCAGAAAAAGAATGATCACATGGTCTGAACCATCTTCCTCAATAATACTCCAAACTACACGTGAGACGATGCGCTTCAACCGTTGTCGATTACAAAGCAATGATTGGTTAAAGTCAAGTTCACCAAAATacagtgcattctgggcaatTGCATACAAACTAAGCCTTTGCTAGGACCTGCAATACAGTACCGGTTATCAGTGCTTTGACAACATTTGTtataaatttatatatttactAATTATATATACAaatcaaaatgacaaaagactTCCTGGCCTTTTTCTAGCATTAAAAGCTACTAAATCTAAATGAGTAATTTCTGTCCTTTAAGACTATGCTACTGCAAAACGAATCAACTGAAAACATATTCCAAGTTATAGGTATGGATATATTCTGGATGCACTTCAGAAACACaaggcaaaacaaaaagcattgCTGAGGAGAGTCGTCGGTGTTGTAGGTGCAACACACGAAGAGGCCAGACTTGAGGAAAGCGCTTCCTCTAGGCGTTCCCATCTGTGGCCATGTTGAACTCATCTGCCACCAGCAAGAGAGCCTCAAGGTTAGCGGCCGTCTCGGGGCTCTGCATGGAAAGGAAGTCTGAGACGTCCATGCTGGCAAAGCCATCGGTTGGGGGGGTGCTTGTGGCTGCGTTGCTCACAGAAGTGGAAAAGGTCTGAGCTGTGGatgaggagggaggagaagaagaaggggCATCGGGCCTCAACTCATCCGCTGTGGAGGAAGACTTGGGAAGGCAGCatgaagaggatgatgaggcgGCAGGTTGGTTTGAAGGTCCGGATGCCAGCGAGGAAGGGGGATCTGACAGCTGCGGCTGCTGTTGTGGCTGCGGCTGCGCTGGGGCTGAGCTGATAGAGGAGGCACTCTTTGCGTTCTTGTCTTTAGCAGAATCTCTGCAGGCACATTGGCACTGGCATGATTCCTCCTGTTTGATGATGATGACTGGCAGACTGAGCCCAATTTGTTGGACTGAACTGCCTGAAACAGAAAGTAAACTTTAATGAAGCTGATTTCCTTTTAAACCAATAACATGTATTGTCTATATTGCATATTGATATTGCGAGGGACCATTTTCCCTTTACTAAGTCACAATGTTGCAACAATATTAGTGACAGAATGAGTTTGACATTGTTACAGTCTTTCATGGAAACAACGACTGACTACTAGCTGTCTTACCAGCGTTTGCTCCCACTGGTATGGCTGTAGTGAAGAAGACCTTTTCAACTTTTGGAGTTCCTTGTTGGGGCTGTGGACAAATacatacattatatatatatatatatatatatatatatatatatatatatatatatatatatatatatatatatatatatatatatatatatatatatatatatatatatatatatatatatatatatatatatatatatatatatatatatgaataaacacacaaaagtcATTTTGGGAGGATTTTACAAAGATATCGAGTGAATTTCCTGGTTGCAAAGCCTCGTCAGAAGCACTACTCACTGTTTGCTCCAGGTTCTGCTGACTGTTGGCAGCACTGCTAAGAATCCACTGTAGGTTTTGGTCAGACATGACCAGGCTGGGCTGAAGCAGGTTTGGGGTTGATGCTATCGTTATGGTGGCGGGAGCCGGAGCCAGGCTGGGACCGCTATTAGTGACAGGAGGATTGGCCAAAGGCACTGGCTGAGTGACAGCTACCAGACCCTCTGCTGGGGGGGCTGCAACAGCAACAGGGCCAGGCGGTGTGGGGGCCAGTGCAGGAACAGCTGGAGGATGAACACTGGCTTGCGTGTCACCTTCCGAGGGCAGGAATGTGGGTTGCAGCGCCACATAGTGCTGGGGTGTAACATTGTTTGCTTGAACTGAAGCCTGAGGCACATCCGAGATCTGCTGAGGCCCACTCAGTTGTGTAAAAGGGGGAGGCTGTGTTGAGCTGACAGCAGCGCTGACTGTGGAAGTCTGAGAAGAATAGCTCTGACAATGCTGTGAGGAAGACTCAACGACAGCTGCATTGTGGGAACAGGAAGATGAGTATGTAGGATTGACAGAAAAAGAGATGATAGAGGAGGCTTCTGTCATTCCTCGTTGAGTTTCTTGACTAAACGCTTCGGCAAGCCTCTCTAAAGAACAAAGGAAGACTTTGTTACTCAAAGTACATGTACAAACAGTCCAAGCAGGTTAAAATGAAGCTGTTTTACCATTGGGGTGGCCATCATCTTGGCTGACACTGTTCTCAGGACTCTGGAAGATGAATTCCAAGATTTTCCCCTGAGTCACACTGAGGTCCAGATTTtgtgactgtaaaaaaaaatattctattgAGTTTGCAGCCAACAAATTAACCTAAAGTAAGAAATGATCTGCATAAATGTTGCCATCATGgcaaaaactgtgtttaataTTATTAGAAGAGAGGATGTGATTAACAAAATCAACCAAAACTTACATTACTAATGCTCTCCCTAAGCTCTGGATCTGTAGAGATCAGGCTCAGGTCACTGAGGCACAGTGAATGATTTGCATCCTGAAATGAAAGAGAACAGGTTGTTGTGAAAACAGACATGGAGATAAACAGCACCAAGTTTTAGTCCTcctgttctgctgcttttttactAAGGGTGTGAATTTGATCCACAAATCAATACATAAAGGATAAAAGTAACTTTGTGGTGACACAATGCGCTGCAATAATTTTACCTAAATGGACGCCATCTAAACCTATAGTATAATATATCAGGTATTGTTTGAagtgctgtaaaaatgtttagttcacacaacacacacatccCTCGCTGTGCTTCACCCTCAACCAATTTGAATTGACCCGACTTGGTAGAAGCAAGCTTGTGATTGGtcgtctttttgtttgcatcagaTATACATGAAAAAGAAGACAGTAGCGagcacaacaggaagagaaactaaCAAAGTTTGCCAAAAACCAATCATTTACTTCCTGATCGATTTTTATACCTTTAACATAATCTTACTCCCAGCGCTCGATCGATTTTTCGATACATATCTGTATCTTTTACATccccacactgcaaaaacagcgTGAAatatgtcagattttttttctcactggcAGATTTTCTAtgaataagcaaaaataaaaatatgccaATAGGGTAAGAAAAATAGCCATAccaagaattattattttaagacaaaatattCTAGTCATTAAGACACGTTTCCTCAAACTAAAATTATTTACCattcaaaaactttttcagaagatcatttttcttctaaaacagAAAGTAACACAGTTTTTCTCAAAACAAGGATCTTTTAACTTTCCtaagatttcatttttgcagtgtaaccaaaactgcaaaataaatgttttttttatctgtctcCTTTacatccctgttttttttttaagagacaaCCCAACATGCTGACCTCCATGTGGAGGTGACCTGGATTCCTGCCAGCTATCTTAAATGTTGAGGCTATGTCTTGtaagttttaagaaaaagcatGGACTTTATTTCCATGAAGCAATATAAACTCCTTTTTGCATTGCAAGTGATTTGTGTCAAAACATATCGACTTCAAACATACTAAATGCACAAATAGAAATATTCTAAAATTTCAGAGTCCAGCACAGTTATATTCACAGGGTGAACACTATAAATGCTGAACAAGACAAGTGTAGTGTCAGCAAAAGCAGTTGTTCCTCATCCTGAGAGAGCAGTGTGTCATGACTAACTTCAGAGTGTGGATGGGTCAGGGTGACACTGAAAGGCTGCCCTTTGTCATGGCCTCGGATGTGACTCTTTAAACTGTACTGACTGCTGAACGTCTTCTCACAGCCATCGCTGGGACAGTTAAATGGTTTCTCCCctagagaaggaaaaaaaaatggaaatgaatgaaacaaaaagcaaaatgtgCTTTAGACTACTCTGCAGGAATGCAGACAGCTGACCTGTTCAGattcaaaagaaaatatggGTGGCGGTAAGTGAGAAGCCATTATGCGACTTTTTAGAGCCACCCACCACTGAAtctaacattttatttgttcactTCTGAAAAACGTGAAAATGATGcatctttattttaaacctaCTGCAGCCAAAAGAGTCTcaggaaaaaagacagaaatctaCATCAGTACTAGGGggcaacagattacagtttGGATCAGTTTTTGGATcagtgaaatagaaaaaaaacaaacaaacagtaaaatagAGGTctacaattattattttttaaagcttctaaaCAAAGATTTAATAAAGCATATATCATATCAATTACTTGAAAACATATACCCAGACACAAATGTATTATATTATCTAAATATTTGCTTATTGGGTtcaatttatagaaaaaaaacagtgagatCTTTGAACTTAAGATATTACTTTTTATAAAAGATGCCCATATAAACACATGCGCTTTGAGACATTgcgtcttaaaaaaaaaaaaaggaaatttaaaaaaaagtaagaatcagGGGATGTTAGAATAGACTAATTTTCATTCTTTCACTACTAtaaagcccctcccactggttCTTCTGCCACAGTGCCGTATGGCTGCTGTTCCTCAATGGGAGAGTCTGACTGATTTCTGAAGAATTTCAGAGACGTGCAGCGACGCTTTAGTATAGTTCTTCAGAAtatataaacctgatctcttatCATTCGTGTCCTCAGTGATGAGGTTTGGACGGAAGCTCCTCCCCAGGTGGAGCTTCAGGTTAACACACCTATGGACAAGCATCAAGCAGCAACTGTGCCGAATCGTGGCTTGTGCCCCCTTAATCAATACTCATTAGCATGAAGGAACTTTCAAAACGATCAATGGTATAAATGGAAGAAGGTCAATTCACCATGACATTTCAAAGATTCTCTTCCTAGGCCTCTCATAACGGATAAGTGACTGTCACTGTTAATACCTTTCCATAAAATCAAACACATGGGACAGTTATCGAAATAACTGCATGTATTAGTAAGAAACAGTTCGGTTCTTACCCGTGTGTGTCCGTACGTGCGTTTTTAGATGATGGCTTGCCGCAAAGGCTTTGCCACATCCATCATGATCACACCTATGCAGCAGCAATAAGGCATAATTAAAATCGATCAAGTGAAAAATAGGAAGCAAAAACACTGTCAACACAGTGCTTTTCATAATTCATCACGACTAAAGACTACGCTCCCATAGACCAACTTACTAAATAAATCCctcaaactgaaactgaaaaagaaaagattcagCTTTATAACTGCAGTGCAGCCacacaatataaaaaaatccaTTCCAAGCTTAAACTGAATGTTACCACCACCTTGGAGGATTAGTTGCACAAATCCTTCAGTTTAAGCTAAGAAAGGATTAAAACTATTGTGTTAAAGGCAATGCTCACCGAAATGGCTTCTCCCCAGTGTGTGTGCGAATGTGCTTCCTCAGGTCGCTGAGCGTGGTGAAGTACTTTGTGCATCCCTCTGTTTCACAGTTGAACGTCTTGCCTGTGTGGAGTCTCTGGTGTGCTTTTAGCCTGCAGAGACAATCAAGTATTTGTCATTAGACCTCCATGGGAGCCTTTGAAACAAAAGTAAATAGAGGCTTTGTGAAATTGCTGTACAGTCTCGAGGAAGTATTCTAATGTTACTGGTGAATACAAAACCATTAAAACTGATGAGGAAAAGCACAGACCATTGTGCTGGTtgtgaccattgactgtatacaggaactggactgagtgggtgTGAGGTCACCCACTGAAAATTCTTTCCTTCCGTCTCcaacaaagtcaattcagtcgccatttttgccCGTTACTTTGGAGCAAGACCTCGCAGGTAAGCAGTGGTTGGTCTGAATTGGTCGAAGTCAACAttcctatggcaaccactctcgccaatcaggagtgagcttgttggaagtccacacccatgccacttgaaagcaggcaacaaacaatctgtcaaacgtttcaaaGGTTTGACGCGATTCCACATATCtttattgaggcatttgattggccagtttataacttgaataacttgcactaaagGATAAGGTGATAGCACAGCTCCATCTAAGAAATATTAAAGATACCTAATTTTGatcaaagatttgttttctttttaaagtttcattaaGTTATCTTAATGAGGTTGTAAACACAGTGGCTCCAGAAACTTTCTGCTGTCATGTGGTGCCTTGTACCTCAGAGAATCCAGAAAATTTTAATTACTTTCACAGATGAAACAGTTCTCAAAGaacttacaaaacaaaacaaaataacagaCTAAAGTTTCAACAATCAAGACCTGTGAAGGCTCACCTGTACAGCGTGTTAAATGCCTTTTCGCAGCCTTGCACATCACACTCGAAAGGTTTCTCTTTTGTGTGAACACGGACATGGATCTTGAGACTGTACGAGGTGAGGAAGGCCTTCCCGCAGCCCTGCTGATTGCACACAAAGGTGTACTCGCCCCTGTGTGTCTTCTGATGCGTCCGCAGATTTCCTGCTGTGCTGTAAGTCCTTGGGCAACCTTCAAATGTGCACTGGTACCGCTTTACCTGAAGGAGGATAAAAACGGAACAACTTTAGTGAAACTGTCCTAAAGAAAATGACACCAATATTTCCTAAAAGGCCTTCCATCAACTTAAATATAACAAGATATAAccagcttgtttgtttttaatgaatctCACACATTGTACCCTGTCGTAGTGGATTTAAACTCAGTGACTCGGCAACAATACATATAAAATGCTGTGCAAAGTTTAATAAAGCTTTTCCATACATCCACTCCACGTTTGTTCATTGTGATAATGTCCAATGCAGTATATTAGCTTCCTGCTATTGTGAATTAACTTTGTGTAAAGGATTAAAAAAGCTATTATTTAATAAACTCAGACAAAAAATGAAGCTACCAGAGAGCACTTTAGAACCGCTGGACTCCTCAGCTGCAAGTGACAACTCTCAAGATGTATTGATCTCCTAACATATAAACCACAAGTATAACTGAAGATTAATAAATACAGTATAGCTAGGAAGAGCATATTACTCATTTTATTCTCTGGATAGCACACTGGAAGTTTAGTCTTTATCATAGACTTTTAAATCACTTCTCTGGTCCCTTTTTTTCCAGGTCTACGTGCTCAGTGAGTTAAAGTTTGACCTGAAACGACCCTGCATCACTTATGTCAACAAGCTGTATCAAAGAATAAATAATTGGGAAAATAgagtccagtttttttttagtaataataCAGAACTCAAAGGTCAGTAGTGCATCACATTTGATTTGCAATGTACCCAAAATGATTAAATTagtctgtttttgtgttaaaagcatttagaaaagcaaataaaatgcagaaaaatcaatgggccaaaaactgaaataaaaagactgataaaccaaaaaaatcattGGTTGTCTAGGATGTCCTACACAACCTCAACTTAAAACACAAGGCCTTGATTTTAACCcctatttgtatttgtttataaCAGAATATAACAATTCTGAGCTTGCATGTTGTGTGAAATCTATCTTgtgtgatatttttttctgtgatttgtGCCTTGGGGCTTTAGAGGCTAGTCAGTAAAACATTTCCTGCATTTTCAAGCTTGCAACAGCATATTTCACAAGACACTGCTTTCGAAAGAGGGCACCATCTTCAGTGTTGCCCCCACCACCATAACAGCAccatcacatttttttccttttattttagcaaTCAGTACTTTTACAAGAAACGTTTAACAGTTAGAAATTAATCTTTTCCAACAGTTAAACAACAGTTAAACAGTAAAACAGATACAGTATTATCTTAACACTACCTGGATCACTCCTCCTAACACCTTTCATCAAGAGACAAATGGTGATATTTTACACTTGACAATGATTTATTATACAGGCTTACCTCTCTCTGCTTAGTCTCTGGACACTCCGAGTGCAGCGTGAGCGTGGCTCCCTCTATGTTGCGCGGCATTGGTGTGGAACCTGGGTTTATTGTGAACTGGATCTGATCCGGTGAAATTGTATGGTGCACATAACCCTGTGACATCCCGTCAGTGTCGGCCATAAAGCCCAAAGAGCCAT encodes the following:
- the mtf1 gene encoding metal regulatory transcription factor 1, with product MSGNGPHSEVPMYYEVEVDPLEEGDERDTKIRFEKDDLIPESSSSSGRVYDRTTVLIERDPIRLDEEGEEEGHCGGDDDGVTFLTEGEGDGDEEDGSLGFMADTDGMSQGYVHHTISPDQIQFTINPGSTPMPRNIEGATLTLHSECPETKQREVKRYQCTFEGCPRTYSTAGNLRTHQKTHRGEYTFVCNQQGCGKAFLTSYSLKIHVRVHTKEKPFECDVQGCEKAFNTLYRLKAHQRLHTGKTFNCETEGCTKYFTTLSDLRKHIRTHTGEKPFRCDHDGCGKAFAASHHLKTHVRTHTGEKPFNCPSDGCEKTFSSQYSLKSHIRGHDKGQPFSVTLTHPHSEDANHSLCLSDLSLISTDPELRESISNSQNLDLSVTQGKILEFIFQSPENSVSQDDGHPNERLAEAFSQETQRGMTEASSIISFSVNPTYSSSCSHNAAVVESSSQHCQSYSSQTSTVSAAVSSTQPPPFTQLSGPQQISDVPQASVQANNVTPQHYVALQPTFLPSEGDTQASVHPPAVPALAPTPPGPVAVAAPPAEGLVAVTQPVPLANPPVTNSGPSLAPAPATITIASTPNLLQPSLVMSDQNLQWILSSAANSQQNLEQTPQQGTPKVEKVFFTTAIPVGANAGSSVQQIGLSLPVIIIKQEESCQCQCACRDSAKDKNAKSASSISSAPAQPQPQQQPQLSDPPSSLASGPSNQPAASSSSSCCLPKSSSTADELRPDAPSSSPPSSSTAQTFSTSVSNAATSTPPTDGFASMDVSDFLSMQSPETAANLEALLLVADEFNMATDGNA